The genomic window CGACAGCACGGTGCTGGCCAACTATTTCTGCCACTTCGCCGCCAACTGGTCGCTGGCGCTGACCCTGACCTGGGTGCCGGCCTACCTGGAAAGCGGCCTGGGCATGAGCGCGCTGAATGCCGGACGGCTGTTCGGCCTGTTCGTGCTGGTGACCATGCCGCTCAGCCTGTTCATGGCGTGGCTGTCGCAACGCCTGCTGCGAGCCGGGGTGAGCTCGCGGGTGGCGCGCGGCGTGTTCGTCTCGGCCTGCCTGCTGGCCAGTGGCGTGCTCTCCATCAGCCTGCTGGCGGACCTGCCGGTGGCGCTGCGCATGACCTACATGACCCTCAGCGGCGGCCTGGCGCTGGTGATGTACTCGGTGGGCCCGGCAATGCTCGCCGAGGTCACGCCCACCGCCCAGCGCGGCAGCGTTCTCGCCATCGGCAACGCCTTCGCCTCGCTGGCGGGGTTGAGCGCGCCCATCGTCACCGGTTTCCTGGTGCAGCGCTCGGGCGGGCTGGACGGCGCCGGCTATGCCCACGGCTTCGCGGTCAGCGGCGTGCTGCTGGTGGTGGCGGGGCTGGTCGGCCTGGCCTGGATGCGCCCGCAGCGCTCGCGGGCGCAGCTCTCGGGCGAGATGGCCGGCGCCCATTGATCGGCGGTGCCGAAGCGGCGGTCAATCCGCGAGATTGACCGCCGGCAGGGGCGGGCGCTCGATCAGCTCGCCCTTCCACATGCCGTTGCGCACCACCTCCACCAGCAGCTCGCGCACCAGGTCGTGCACGCAGGACGCGGCGAAGCTCAGCGGCTTGTGCGCCGAGTGGGCGATGGAAATGGTGCGTTCGATCTGCGGCTCGACGATGCGCCGCGCCAGGGACTGCGAACCCACCTCGATGGGCGGCCAGTTGCTGATGGAAGCCGCCAGCCCGCTGACCACCAGGCCGGTGATGCCATAGGCGGACTGCTGCTCGTACTTCACGTCGAGTTCCAGCCCGGCCGCCATGGCCGCCTGTTCGATGCGCCGGCGCAGGTGCATGCCCCGTGGCGGCATCACCAGCGGCCGGCTGAGCGCCTCGGCCAGGGTGATGGTGTCGCCCGTGCTGGCCAGCGGCATCTGACCGACCCAGTAGAGCTGCTCGACGAAGATCGGCTCGGCGATCACGCCTTCGAGTTCCTCGG from Pseudomonas sp. GCEP-101 includes these protein-coding regions:
- a CDS encoding LysR family transcriptional regulator yields the protein MTLKQLRYLIAIAEAGSFSAAARKAYIAQPALSRQIGMLESELEVQLLLRQHDGIDLTDAGRRLYEVARSVVQKIDSVKDELVSSRGDPRGRVSVAIPVTTSALLLPAIIQRVQEKFAGIDLVVRDGLSKEGGEAIELGKVDFGIVPNAEELEGVIAEPIFVEQLYWVGQMPLASTGDTITLAEALSRPLVMPPRGMHLRRRIEQAAMAAGLELDVKYEQQSAYGITGLVVSGLAASISNWPPIEVGSQSLARRIVEPQIERTISIAHSAHKPLSFAASCVHDLVRELLVEVVRNGMWKGELIERPPLPAVNLAD